In the Malus domestica chromosome 16, GDT2T_hap1 genome, one interval contains:
- the LOC103411175 gene encoding uncharacterized protein: MALSRLLLPQPWHHHHLPKTALPISTRWCSSSSSGAAEKSSGSENSKEKERRAAAADKSDNSKYMEMHNKVGGSWDALKDIFTNVKERMLGSPRFQKQQTIKAIDSASGRTVPEVIKTKNSPHDTANDQPNCSIRMPKITRDSHGFKENVSMSLRNDIIGECSSSEVHDATASKRVEVHKHIDSTELGKSKGTAQASVGVLCSSENLAGVIVSDARKEHAGPENVENNSTNVSSNIRGEESLSNLIGVAVSNKKEKHVGRQTVEDGASGSLVQSSEAFMDSQIDERCVTETAASNITRKISSKDMGQSEAKPKSHRKLQEVMSDNIGVLKSETEFQSCLTHQLPGEDSRILQKDVANGFTEVGNRNHQREKTTSIFDQTPTAGTDVGKMPASSKKVGLADMFMRTMNGQKDGKLASERKSDGSLASNGLLGVLNETNETTRDEEDMGKGFSINGLIGCIKELPRESLFDKPQNCAILNKSDDIIKNGGSVPKVPSLADSHKRDAKGKESSSRGHAMGKGTNSVSGSEEQPCRETPPLTQTYSISESDSDDLKVASRKKSKQTRQFHLPTGKEGFERKVLVKFLPKNVKEGSVVDVLHCCGDIVKIQLLPLIEGSNFRNAWVHFKTQEGLQKALGKTDLTVRNIDIFVEAASSRDVRNKVTVPKLIGDPKVPTALVKNPTRTVVIKQLTDDISSHHLKEALDFCGSAISGVFLGSSSSVAYVEFETEEAKEIAITAHTIRVQGKLLPIYRIDVPRTTVVRISNFDETVSLTQIQHICKSHGEIKRANERSKGIVDVQFKLAEWPNMWTILNSLNGLRFEGHQLIAQPAPVFPPEVLQALWSRPDERIHVRSVLRRLIRDAELNVEITNIATKVYFD, translated from the exons ATGGCCCTCTCTCGTCTCCTTCTTCCGCAGCCAtggcatcatcatcatctccccAAAACAG CGCTTCCCATATCGACAAGATGGTGTTCTTCTTCGTCGAGCGGTGCGGCGGAGAAATCGTCGGGTTCCGAGAACTCGAAGGAGAAGGAGCGAAGAGCTGCAGCGGCTGATAAGTCAGATAACAGCAA ATATATGGAGATGCATAACAAAGTGGGGGGATCTTGGGATGCTCTGAAAGACATTTTTACTAATGTGAAGGAAAGAATGCTGGGAAGTCCCCGATTTCAGAAGCAACAAACTATCAAAGCAATTGACTCCGCATCTGGTAGGACAGTTCCGGAGGTTATTAAGACAAAGAATAGTCCACATGACACTGCAAATGATCAACCCAATTGTAGTATTCgaatgccaaaaatcacaagaGACTCTCACGGTTTCAAGGAGAATGTCTCAATGAGTCTAAGAAATGATATAATTGGGGAATGCTCTTCGTCTGAAGTACATGATGCTACTGCTTCTAAACGAGTCGAGGTGCATAAACATATAGATAGTACCGAGCTTGGCAAGTCTAAAGGTACAGCTCAGGCCTCAGTAGGTGTACTTTGTTCTTCAGAGAACTTGGCTGGTGTGATTGTGTCTGATGCTAGAAAGGAGCATGCTGGTCCAGAAAATGTAGAGAATAACTCAACAAATGTGTCATCAAATATAAGGGGGGAAGAATCTTTGAGCAATTTGATTGGTGTGGCTGTATCtaataaaaaagagaaacatgTTGGTCGTCAAACTGTTGAAGATGGTGCAAGCGGAAGTTTAGTTCAATCATCTGAGGCCTTCATGGATTCTCAAATCGATGAAAGATGTGTTACAGAAACTGCAGCTTCGAATATAACACGGAAAATATCTTCCAAGGATATGGGTCAATCAGAAGCCAAGCCTAAATCACACAGAAAACTACAGGAAGTCATGTCGGACAACATTGGGGTTCTCAAATCAGAAACTGAGTTCCAGTCCTGCTTAACACATCAGTTACCTGGTGAAGATTCTAGGATATTGCAAAAGGATGTTGCAAATGGATTCACAGAAGTTGGAAATCGAAACCATCAACGTGAGAAAACAACTTCAATATTTGATCAAACACCTACTGCAGGTACTGATGTGGGTAAAATGCCTGCATCATCTAAAAAGGTGGGGTTGGCAGACATGTTTATGAGGACAATGAATGGTCAAAAAGATGGAAAACTGGCCAGTGAAAGAAAGAGCGATGGTTCGTTGGCTTCAAATGGACTTTTGGGAGTTTTAaatgaaacaaatgaaacaaCTAGAGATGAAGAAGATATGGGAAAAGGATTCAGCATCAATGGCTTAATTGGCTGCATTAAGGAGCTTCCTAGGGAATCCTTATTTGATAAACCTCAGAACTGTGCTATCCTCAACAAGTCTGATGACATCATTAAAAACGGAGGCTCCGTTCCAAAGGTTCCAAGCCTTGCTGATTCACATAAACGTGATGCTAAAGGGAAAGAAAGTTCGTCGAGAGGCCATGCCATGGGCAAGGGGACTAACTCTGTCAGTGGGAGTGAAGAACAACCATGTAGGGAAACCCCTCCCCTGACACAGACATATTCCATATCTGAAAGTGACAGTGATGACTTGAAAGTTGCATCTCGAAAAAAGTCAAAACAAACCCGACAGTTCCATCTTCCAACTGGTAAGGAAGGCTTCGAAAGAAAGGTATTGGTGAAATTTTTGCCTAAAAACGTAAAAGAAGGTAGTGTTGTTGATGTTCTTCATTGCTGTGGGGACATCGTGAAGATACAACTACTTCCCTTAATCGAAGGAAGCAATTTCAGAAATGCTTGGGTTCATTTTAAG ACCCAGGAAGGATTACAGAAAGCTCTTGGGAAAACTGACCTCACTGTAAGAAATATCGACATCTTTGTTGAGGCGGCTTCTTCAAGAGATGTGCGTAATAAGGTTACTGTTCCAAAGCTGATTGGTGATCCTAAAGTTCCTACTGCATTGGTAAAGAATCCCACACGAACAGTTGTGATTAAACAGTTGACTGATGATATAAGCTCACATCACCTAAAAGAAGCTCTTGACTTCTGTGGAAGTGCCATATCTGGCGTTTTCTTGGGTTCCTCAAGCTCTGTTGCTTATGTGGAATTTGAG ACAGAAGAAGCCAAAGAGATAGCAATTACCGCACATACTATACGAGTGCAAGGAAAGCTTCTACCGATCTATAGAATTGATGTGCCAAGAACAACTGTGGTGAGGATTTCAAATTTCGACGAAACAGTATCACTGACACAAATCCAGCATATATGTAAATCCCACGGGGAGATAAAGCGTGCAAATGAGAGATCCAAGGGCATTGTGGATGTGCAATTCAAGCTTGCTGAATGGCCTAATATGTGGACCATCCTCAACAG